One genomic segment of Pleurocapsa minor HA4230-MV1 includes these proteins:
- a CDS encoding VOC family protein yields the protein MSNIQYVGMTVANMEQSIKFYSEVLSFQKIKDLEVAGEDWSKLQGVFGLRMRVVQMQLGSEIIALMEYLTPQGRPMPVDSRSNDRWFQHIAIVVKDMEQAYQHLRQYNVKHTSTSPQTLPENLKSAGVEAFYFKDPDGHNLELITFPPDKGDPKWLQETDKLFLGIDHSAVGVKDAQASFGLYRDRLKLELAADVENYGIEFEHVTCVFGSRVHVNSLKGSDGIGFELLEYIAPTDGKSMPVDSRACDLWHYQTVICVTDLASLEQELRSAPCQFISPGIVKMSSNELGFSQALSIRDLDGHVLHLVEA from the coding sequence ATGTCCAATATTCAATACGTCGGCATGACTGTTGCCAATATGGAGCAGTCAATCAAATTTTATTCAGAAGTCCTCTCGTTTCAAAAAATTAAGGATTTAGAAGTTGCGGGAGAAGATTGGTCTAAGTTACAAGGGGTATTTGGTTTAAGAATGCGAGTTGTCCAGATGCAGCTTGGCTCGGAAATTATTGCCTTAATGGAATATCTCACTCCTCAAGGACGACCAATGCCCGTAGATTCCCGTAGTAACGATCGCTGGTTTCAACATATTGCGATCGTCGTCAAGGATATGGAGCAAGCTTATCAGCACCTGCGTCAGTACAACGTGAAACATACCTCTACTAGCCCGCAAACACTACCAGAGAATTTAAAATCGGCGGGGGTAGAAGCGTTTTACTTCAAAGATCCTGATGGGCATAATCTAGAGTTAATTACCTTTCCTCCAGACAAAGGAGATCCTAAATGGCTACAAGAAACTGACAAATTATTCCTAGGCATTGACCACAGTGCAGTAGGGGTAAAAGATGCTCAAGCTAGTTTTGGATTGTATCGCGATCGCCTTAAGTTAGAATTAGCAGCAGATGTAGAAAACTACGGCATTGAATTTGAACACGTAACCTGTGTCTTTGGCTCAAGGGTTCACGTTAACAGTCTAAAAGGCAGTGATGGTATTGGGTTTGAATTATTGGAATACATTGCGCCTACCGATGGTAAAAGTATGCCTGTAGATAGTCGAGCTTGCGATCTCTGGCACTATCAAACCGTAATCTGTGTCACTGATTTGGCGAGTCTCGAACAGGAATTACGCTCTGCACCCTGTCAATTTATTTCCCCTGGCATAGTTAAGATGTCGAGTAATGAGCTGGGTTTTAGTCAAGCTTTATCAATTAGAGATTTAGATGGTCATGTTTTGCATTTAGTCGAAGCATAA
- a CDS encoding isopenicillin N synthase family oxygenase — MSDILFKEIPTVDLHDFASNRPLVKQNFVQTLGNAFENIGFVAVKNHGLTDAMSENLYHAVKQFFALPEATKLNYEISGIGGQRGYTAKGKEHAKGRSVGDLKEFYHVGQELAEAELTRLNYPANIFPSEVPEFANATITAYRTLEAAGVQILRAIALYLQLEENYFDRQVKLGNSILRPIHYFPINNPQDIPANAVRAAAHGDINLITLLMGASAEGLEILRQDGNWIPFTALPNQIAVNVGDMLERLTNKKLRSTIHRVVNPAQGFWDTPRYSIPFFMHPVSEMDLSCLAECIDEQHPKQFEDLTAGEFLTQRLREIGLIKEDV, encoded by the coding sequence ATGAGCGATATTCTGTTTAAGGAAATTCCGACTGTAGATCTTCATGATTTTGCTTCAAATCGTCCTCTGGTCAAGCAAAATTTTGTGCAAACTTTGGGCAATGCTTTTGAAAATATAGGTTTTGTTGCTGTGAAAAATCATGGTTTAACCGATGCCATGTCTGAAAATCTTTATCATGCAGTTAAACAATTTTTCGCCCTTCCCGAAGCAACCAAACTAAACTACGAAATATCAGGTATCGGGGGGCAAAGAGGCTATACCGCCAAAGGAAAAGAACATGCTAAAGGTAGAAGCGTCGGCGATCTCAAAGAGTTTTATCATGTGGGACAAGAACTAGCTGAGGCAGAGTTAACTCGCTTGAATTACCCTGCGAATATCTTTCCCTCAGAAGTACCAGAATTTGCTAATGCCACAATCACCGCTTATCGCACTTTAGAAGCAGCAGGAGTGCAAATCCTCAGAGCGATCGCCCTTTATCTTCAGCTAGAGGAAAACTATTTTGATCGTCAAGTCAAACTAGGTAATAGTATTTTGCGCCCAATTCATTATTTCCCCATTAATAATCCTCAAGATATTCCCGCCAATGCAGTACGAGCAGCGGCCCACGGCGATATTAATCTAATTACTCTATTAATGGGTGCAAGTGCGGAAGGTTTAGAGATTTTGCGTCAGGATGGCAACTGGATTCCTTTTACCGCCCTACCTAATCAGATAGCGGTTAATGTAGGAGATATGTTGGAAAGATTGACTAACAAAAAACTTAGGTCAACTATTCATCGGGTAGTCAATCCAGCGCAAGGATTTTGGGATACTCCTCGATATTCGATTCCCTTTTTTATGCACCCCGTTTCCGAGATGGATCTAAGCTGTTTAGCTGAATGTATTGATGAGCAACATCCTAAGCAGTTTGAAGATCTTACCGCTGGAGAGTTTTTGACTCAGCGCTTGCGAGAAATTGGCTTAATCAAAGAAGATGTTTGA
- a CDS encoding aspartyl/asparaginyl beta-hydroxylase domain-containing protein translates to MKLKQTIRYFLIYKVGKTILNWLEDTISRYSAIGNNFFFDANYFDWSSKLEENWQTIRKELDIVLKSTEQLPGFHDISQDQYRLSNDGLWKTFFLYGYGIKIEQNCQRCPLTVLLIESIPGMKTAFFSILLPGKHIPEHRGPYKGLLRYQLALKIPQDRDNCFIRVGTEFRHWSEGKSLLFDDSFVHEVWNKTNEIRVILFMDIIRPTKFPVSILNHCLINLIRYSPYVKDAYKNQQQWHKRLANLSSSKAIASNDTT, encoded by the coding sequence ATGAAGCTCAAACAAACAATCAGATATTTTTTAATTTATAAAGTTGGTAAAACAATTCTTAATTGGTTAGAAGATACGATCTCGCGTTATTCGGCGATCGGCAATAACTTTTTTTTCGATGCCAATTACTTTGATTGGTCATCCAAACTTGAAGAGAACTGGCAAACTATTAGAAAAGAACTAGATATAGTTTTAAAATCTACAGAGCAATTACCTGGATTTCACGATATTTCTCAGGACCAATATCGCTTGAGTAACGATGGTTTATGGAAAACTTTCTTTTTGTATGGCTATGGCATCAAAATAGAGCAAAACTGCCAGCGTTGCCCATTGACGGTTTTGCTCATCGAGAGCATACCAGGGATGAAAACAGCATTCTTTTCAATTTTGCTACCAGGAAAACATATTCCCGAACATCGTGGTCCCTATAAAGGATTATTGCGTTATCAACTAGCCTTAAAAATACCCCAGGATCGAGACAACTGCTTTATTCGGGTAGGAACTGAATTTCGCCATTGGTCAGAAGGAAAAAGTCTTTTATTTGATGATTCTTTTGTCCATGAAGTCTGGAATAAAACTAACGAAATTCGAGTCATATTGTTTATGGATATTATTAGACCGACCAAGTTTCCTGTTTCAATTCTCAACCATTGTTTAATCAACTTAATTCGTTACTCGCCATATGTGAAAGATGCCTACAAAAATCAACAGCAATGGCATAAACGTTTGGCCAATTTATCTAGCAGCAAAGCGATCGCCAGCAACGACACAACATGA
- a CDS encoding ankyrin repeat domain-containing protein — translation MSWIIYHLVKKHRTFSKAQELKLAEAVANNDPSMVKKLLDKGVDPNVRLVGQAHEPLIFLAFSKDWFTLPLEKLGDRPKTSYKITAKSKCLSLLLKHGANPNVRDSQGRTILNIAILWCLTDTVKLLLLNGADPNFKAKNGQTPLMKAAILGIQDARPMQDKLQIIMHLLDSGAEIDAQTPEGKTALMYAVANSRLEVVELLVSSGASVTISDHQGNQAQDLISDGSSPQQQDYLRKILSQPELNITKYKYQALIPEGDRLLEPIINQQNSDDNYSFDDIPRKFIKF, via the coding sequence GTGAGTTGGATCATTTATCATCTTGTCAAAAAACATCGCACTTTTAGCAAGGCTCAGGAATTGAAGTTAGCGGAGGCGGTGGCGAATAACGATCCGAGCATGGTCAAAAAGCTATTAGATAAAGGAGTTGACCCAAATGTACGGCTTGTCGGTCAAGCTCATGAGCCTCTAATCTTTCTGGCTTTTAGCAAAGACTGGTTTACTTTGCCTTTGGAAAAACTAGGCGATCGCCCGAAGACTTCATATAAGATCACCGCTAAATCAAAGTGCTTAAGTTTACTACTTAAACATGGTGCTAACCCTAATGTTAGAGACAGTCAAGGGCGCACTATTTTAAACATTGCCATTCTTTGGTGTTTGACTGATACCGTTAAGCTATTACTCCTCAATGGTGCTGACCCCAACTTTAAAGCAAAAAACGGTCAGACTCCCTTAATGAAAGCTGCTATCTTAGGTATTCAAGATGCTCGACCGATGCAGGACAAACTACAAATCATTATGCATCTACTAGATAGTGGTGCAGAGATTGATGCTCAAACACCAGAGGGAAAAACAGCTTTAATGTATGCAGTAGCTAATTCTCGTTTAGAAGTAGTTGAGCTTTTAGTTAGCAGTGGAGCATCCGTAACGATTAGCGATCATCAAGGCAATCAAGCTCAAGATCTGATTAGCGATGGTTCTAGTCCCCAACAGCAAGATTATCTCCGTAAAATTCTGAGCCAGCCTGAATTAAACATTACCAAGTATAAATATCAGGCGCTAATCCCCGAAGGCGATCGCTTATTAGAGCCGATTATTAATCAACAAAATAGTGATGATAATTATTCTTTTGATGATATTCCCCGAAAATTTATTAAATTTTAA
- the malQ gene encoding 4-alpha-glucanotransferase, with translation MLDFRASGVLLHPTSLPSRFGIGDLGENAYRFVDFLANSDQQIWQILPIGPTGYGNSPYLSYSALAGNPLLISPAILQQQDLLTWEDLQNLPDFPQDRVDFEGVIKMKMPLLRKASDRFKEIASDEAKEEFQRFCNRQNDWLSDYALFMSLKDAHHGSGWNQWPADISACQPQAMAEWGAKLTDDIFFHKFVQYQFFAQWQNLKQYANEKGIQLFGDIPIYVAHDSVDVWAHRNIFQLDPDTGEASLMAGVPPDYFSETGQLWGNPVYNWQELEKTDFKWWIRRVEAILEYVDIIRIDHFRGFQAYWAVPHGETTAMNGTWLDAPGDEFFQRLDKQLGKLPIVAEDLGVITPEVEALRDKFNFPGMKILQFAFDGDPANGFLPYNYTDRNCIVYTGTHDNDTTVGWFNERSPEANVQVSDYFGCVGNDGIHWAMIRLALSSVGNTAVLPFQDILGLGTDAKMNTPSQPTGNWSWRCRAEAFNDELSGRLKYLTHLYGRSPVPTHTLTSTQPE, from the coding sequence ATGTTAGATTTTCGCGCTAGCGGTGTATTACTTCATCCCACCTCTCTGCCTAGCCGTTTTGGGATTGGCGATTTGGGCGAGAACGCATATCGATTTGTCGATTTTTTGGCAAATAGTGACCAGCAAATATGGCAAATACTACCAATTGGACCGACAGGTTATGGCAACTCTCCTTATCTATCTTATTCTGCTTTGGCAGGAAATCCGTTATTAATTAGCCCCGCAATTCTCCAACAACAGGATTTATTAACCTGGGAGGATCTACAGAATTTGCCAGACTTTCCTCAAGATCGGGTGGACTTTGAGGGGGTGATTAAAATGAAAATGCCTTTGCTGCGCAAGGCAAGCGATCGCTTTAAGGAGATCGCCTCAGACGAAGCCAAAGAAGAGTTTCAACGTTTTTGTAACCGACAAAATGATTGGCTGAGTGACTACGCTCTATTTATGTCCTTAAAAGATGCTCATCATGGTAGTGGGTGGAATCAGTGGCCAGCAGATATTTCCGCTTGTCAACCTCAAGCAATGGCAGAATGGGGAGCAAAATTGACTGATGATATTTTCTTTCACAAGTTTGTTCAGTATCAGTTTTTCGCTCAGTGGCAAAATCTCAAGCAATATGCCAACGAGAAAGGCATCCAGCTGTTTGGCGATATCCCCATCTATGTTGCTCATGATAGTGTAGATGTTTGGGCGCACCGCAACATTTTTCAGCTAGACCCCGATACAGGAGAAGCCTCGCTTATGGCTGGTGTTCCTCCAGACTATTTTAGTGAGACAGGACAGCTTTGGGGTAATCCTGTCTACAATTGGCAAGAACTGGAAAAAACCGATTTTAAATGGTGGATTAGAAGAGTAGAAGCCATCTTGGAATATGTCGATATTATTCGGATCGATCACTTTAGAGGTTTTCAAGCTTACTGGGCAGTACCCCACGGAGAGACTACCGCGATGAATGGCACTTGGTTAGATGCTCCTGGAGATGAATTTTTCCAACGGCTAGACAAACAGCTGGGCAAACTACCAATTGTGGCAGAAGATCTGGGGGTCATTACTCCTGAAGTTGAGGCGCTACGGGATAAATTTAACTTCCCTGGTATGAAAATCTTGCAGTTTGCCTTTGATGGCGATCCAGCTAATGGTTTTTTACCCTATAACTATACAGACCGCAACTGTATTGTTTACACAGGTACTCACGATAATGACACTACTGTAGGCTGGTTTAATGAGCGATCGCCTGAAGCTAATGTTCAAGTAAGCGATTATTTTGGCTGCGTGGGTAACGACGGCATTCACTGGGCGATGATTCGGTTAGCGCTTAGTTCAGTTGGCAATACTGCCGTGCTGCCATTTCAAGATATTTTGGGTTTAGGCACAGATGCTAAAATGAATACTCCTTCTCAACCTACAGGTAACTGGAGTTGGCGCTGTCGCGCGGAGGCGTTTAATGATGAATTGAGCGGTCGCCTAAAATATTTAACCCATCTTTATGGACGTAGCCCTGTCCCGACCCATACCCTGACCTCGACCCAGCCTGAATAG
- the psbZ gene encoding photosystem II reaction center protein PsbZ, producing the protein MTILFQLVLAALVLFSFVMVIGVPVAYASPQNWEQSKSLIYVGSGIWTILVIAVAVLNFFVI; encoded by the coding sequence ATGACTATTTTATTTCAGTTGGTACTAGCTGCTCTAGTTCTATTTTCTTTTGTCATGGTAATTGGCGTTCCCGTTGCCTATGCTTCCCCCCAAAACTGGGAGCAATCTAAATCTTTGATCTATGTTGGATCGGGGATTTGGACTATTCTTGTGATAGCAGTGGCAGTGTTGAATTTTTTTGTTATTTAG
- the ribH gene encoding 6,7-dimethyl-8-ribityllumazine synthase, producing the protein MAVFEGTFAGDVSNLRMAIVIGRFNDLVTEKLISGCQDCLKRHGINIEPDNGQVDYVWVPGSYEIAMVARQLAFSGGYNAIICLGAVIRGQTPHFDYVSSEAAKGIAAASFQSGVPVIFGVLTVDTMQQALERAGIKSNLGWNYALNALEMASLMQQLNNRVLSTSPVGLPPGNEAITLPKVIGQNASDS; encoded by the coding sequence ATGGCTGTTTTTGAAGGAACGTTTGCTGGAGATGTATCAAATCTGCGGATGGCGATCGTAATAGGTCGTTTTAACGATCTTGTAACGGAAAAGTTAATTTCTGGCTGTCAAGATTGCTTAAAGCGCCACGGTATTAATATTGAGCCTGATAATGGTCAGGTAGACTATGTATGGGTTCCTGGTAGCTATGAGATTGCCATGGTAGCTCGACAATTAGCTTTCTCTGGTGGTTATAATGCCATCATTTGCTTGGGAGCAGTTATTCGAGGGCAAACCCCTCACTTTGACTATGTGTCGTCTGAGGCAGCTAAAGGGATCGCAGCAGCCAGCTTCCAATCAGGTGTCCCCGTAATTTTTGGCGTACTAACGGTGGATACAATGCAGCAGGCGCTTGAGCGAGCAGGTATCAAAAGCAACTTGGGCTGGAACTATGCTTTAAATGCACTAGAAATGGCAAGCTTGATGCAGCAGCTTAATAATCGAGTTTTGTCTACTTCTCCCGTTGGCTTACCACCAGGAAACGAGGCAATTACGCTACCTAAAGTTATTGGACAAAATGCATCTGATAGTTAG
- a CDS encoding response regulator transcription factor: protein MIRTLIVDDQNIIRKGIKVLLENSAEIELVGFAENGETALAKIEATQPDVVLLDINLPGIDGIAVANQLALKFPQIKVIMLSSYEDESYVSQAIKSSAKGYLLKNISAEELEWSIKLVHQGYSAFKSELLTSLNPENQPIKLKSTNSTKAHKVFPAEHNLASPTSSMASPKEDKKSAELELLLARNQVRQKYSAFKQQRQNSGIHDVTISRAKKTMMSFEFKLLIFIILFSLGFLVFVALSSLN, encoded by the coding sequence ATGATTCGCACCTTAATAGTCGATGATCAAAATATCATCCGCAAAGGCATAAAAGTATTGCTAGAAAATTCCGCCGAAATTGAACTAGTAGGTTTTGCTGAAAATGGTGAGACTGCATTAGCTAAAATAGAAGCTACTCAACCAGATGTCGTGTTATTAGATATCAATTTACCAGGCATTGATGGCATAGCGGTTGCTAATCAGCTTGCCCTTAAATTTCCCCAGATTAAGGTTATTATGCTTAGTAGCTATGAAGACGAAAGCTATGTCAGCCAAGCAATAAAATCAAGCGCCAAAGGATATCTGCTCAAAAATATATCGGCTGAAGAACTTGAATGGTCAATCAAATTAGTACATCAAGGATACTCAGCATTTAAATCGGAATTGTTAACATCTCTCAACCCAGAAAATCAGCCAATAAAGCTAAAATCAACTAATTCGACTAAAGCCCATAAAGTATTTCCAGCCGAGCATAATTTAGCTTCACCAACATCATCTATGGCGTCACCCAAAGAAGATAAAAAGTCAGCTGAATTAGAACTTTTACTCGCGAGAAATCAAGTCAGGCAAAAGTATTCTGCCTTTAAACAGCAGCGTCAAAACTCTGGAATTCATGATGTTACCATCAGCCGAGCCAAGAAGACGATGATGAGCTTTGAGTTTAAGCTGCTTATTTTTATTATTCTTTTTTCTCTCGGATTTTTAGTTTTTGTCGCTCTATCTAGCCTAAATTAA
- the gatB gene encoding Asp-tRNA(Asn)/Glu-tRNA(Gln) amidotransferase subunit GatB codes for MTSAAPAKTEYEAIIGLETHCQLSTETKIFSREATKFDGDNPNANISPICLGYPGVLPVLNEKVLEYAVKAGLALNCQIAPYSKFDRKQYFYPDLPKNYQISQFDLPIAEHGWVEIEIVEQPNTEPIRKKIGVTRLHMEEDAGKLTHGGSERLDGSTYSLVDFNRAGIPLVEIVSEPDLRTGKEAAEYAQEIRRIMLYLGISDGKMNEGSLRCDVNISVRPVGQKEFGTKVEIKNMNSFSAIQKAIDYEIERQIAAVTNGEPIYQETRLWEEGTQRTKSMRLKEGSSDYRYFPEPDLPPIEVSTEQLEAWKAELPELPISKRHRYQADLGLSAYDTRVLTDDRAVAEYFEAAIAAGADTKQVANWVMGDIAAYVNSNNLKITETELKPEILAELISLITDGTISGKIGKEILPELLTKGGSAKALVESKGLIQISDTGEIEQIIDAVIAAHPQELEQFRAGKTKLKGFFVGQVMKETGGRADPKLANQLLAKKLQG; via the coding sequence ATGACTAGTGCTGCACCAGCCAAAACAGAGTACGAGGCAATTATTGGCTTAGAAACTCACTGTCAGTTAAGTACCGAAACCAAAATATTTAGTCGCGAAGCTACTAAATTTGATGGTGATAATCCCAATGCAAATATCTCTCCAATTTGCTTAGGTTATCCAGGAGTACTTCCTGTTCTCAACGAGAAAGTACTGGAATATGCAGTGAAGGCAGGGTTAGCTTTAAACTGCCAAATTGCGCCTTACAGTAAATTCGATCGCAAACAGTATTTTTATCCTGACTTACCCAAAAACTATCAAATTTCTCAGTTCGATCTGCCGATCGCCGAACACGGTTGGGTGGAAATTGAGATTGTGGAGCAACCTAACACTGAACCGATTAGAAAGAAAATTGGTGTTACTCGTTTGCATATGGAAGAAGATGCGGGGAAACTGACTCATGGTGGGAGCGAGCGCCTTGATGGTTCGACTTATTCTCTGGTAGACTTCAACCGTGCGGGTATACCTCTGGTGGAAATTGTTTCCGAACCCGATCTGCGTACAGGGAAAGAAGCAGCGGAATATGCCCAAGAAATTCGTCGGATCATGCTGTATCTTGGCATCAGTGACGGGAAGATGAATGAGGGTTCTCTGCGCTGTGATGTGAACATTTCGGTGCGTCCTGTGGGACAAAAAGAGTTTGGCACGAAAGTAGAAATCAAAAACATGAATTCCTTTAGTGCGATTCAAAAAGCGATCGACTATGAAATTGAGAGGCAAATTGCAGCAGTAACCAACGGTGAACCGATCTATCAAGAGACTCGTCTGTGGGAAGAAGGTACACAAAGGACGAAGAGTATGCGTTTGAAGGAAGGAAGTAGCGACTATCGTTATTTCCCTGAGCCAGATTTACCGCCGATTGAAGTTTCGACGGAACAGTTAGAAGCTTGGAAAGCAGAATTACCCGAACTACCAATCAGTAAACGTCATCGTTATCAAGCAGACTTAGGTTTATCAGCTTACGATACTAGAGTGTTGACGGACGATCGCGCTGTTGCCGAATATTTTGAAGCGGCGATCGCTGCGGGTGCCGATACTAAGCAGGTAGCTAATTGGGTCATGGGAGATATTGCTGCCTATGTTAATAGTAATAATTTAAAGATTACGGAAACTGAACTCAAGCCTGAAATTTTAGCCGAGTTAATCAGCTTGATTACGGACGGGACAATTAGTGGCAAAATTGGGAAAGAAATCTTACCCGAACTGTTAACTAAAGGCGGTTCAGCAAAAGCTTTAGTTGAAAGCAAAGGCTTGATTCAAATTTCTGATACAGGAGAAATCGAGCAAATTATCGATGCGGTCATTGCTGCACATCCCCAAGAGTTAGAACAGTTTCGAGCTGGTAAGACGAAGCTAAAAGGCTTTTTTGTCGGTCAAGTTATGAAGGAAACTGGTGGACGTGCCGATCCCAAATTAGCGAATCAATTGTTGGCTAAAAAATTACAAGGTTGA
- a CDS encoding PhoH family protein has protein sequence MKKIFVIDTNVILHDPNAILRFEDNEIVLPIAVIEELDRFKKQPEMTGRNAREVARTLDQLRQQGNLTTGVSLSNGGTLRVALSDRDTLKTLPLELSGDVADNAILAVGLQSKYSCQCPVVVISKDTNLRIKADALGLHAEDYETDKVDINELYTGTTEVLVSAEQIAEFFQAGSVTLEREFLPNQDITLVDSLNPSHTALGMAEGKSSKIIPLIALPKLGVSRIQPRNREQRFALNLLLQDSIKLVTLVGKAGTGKTLLAIAAGLQKVADEKLYNRLLISRPVVPMGKDIGYLPGDINDKLTPWMQPLYDNFDLIFRTQEISEKPGHWRRGHEELIEMGMLQIEPLTYIRGRTIPQQFLIIDEAQNLTPHEVKTIITRAGEGTKVVLTGDPDQIDNPYIDAASNGLTYVVERFKHEPLAGHITLFKGERSGLAERAAVLL, from the coding sequence ATGAAAAAAATCTTTGTAATTGACACTAATGTAATACTTCATGACCCCAACGCTATTTTACGCTTTGAAGACAACGAAATAGTCTTGCCGATCGCTGTAATTGAAGAATTAGATCGGTTTAAAAAACAGCCAGAAATGACTGGTCGTAACGCCAGAGAAGTTGCCCGTACTTTGGATCAATTGCGTCAACAAGGTAATTTAACCACAGGAGTAAGCTTAAGCAATGGTGGAACTCTCAGAGTTGCCTTGAGCGATCGCGATACCCTCAAGACTTTACCCCTAGAATTAAGCGGTGATGTTGCTGATAATGCAATTTTGGCGGTGGGATTGCAGTCTAAATACAGTTGTCAATGTCCCGTGGTAGTAATTAGCAAAGATACTAATTTAAGAATTAAAGCCGATGCTTTAGGTTTACATGCTGAAGATTATGAAACTGATAAAGTAGATATTAATGAGCTTTATACTGGCACTACAGAAGTTTTAGTTAGCGCTGAACAGATAGCTGAATTTTTCCAAGCTGGTTCGGTAACCCTGGAGCGAGAATTTTTACCCAATCAGGATATTACCCTAGTAGACAGTCTGAATCCATCTCATACTGCATTAGGCATGGCAGAAGGGAAAAGCAGCAAGATTATTCCTTTAATAGCGCTACCAAAACTTGGTGTTTCTCGCATTCAACCCCGTAACCGGGAACAAAGATTTGCCCTCAACCTGTTATTACAAGACTCAATTAAGCTGGTTACTTTAGTGGGAAAAGCAGGTACAGGAAAAACTCTCTTGGCGATCGCCGCAGGACTACAAAAAGTGGCAGATGAAAAGCTCTATAATCGCCTATTAATCTCGCGTCCAGTTGTCCCAATGGGCAAAGATATTGGTTACCTCCCTGGAGATATCAATGACAAACTCACTCCCTGGATGCAGCCTCTATACGATAATTTTGACTTAATCTTTCGTACTCAAGAAATCTCGGAAAAACCTGGACATTGGCGTCGAGGACACGAAGAATTAATCGAAATGGGAATGCTGCAAATTGAACCTCTGACCTATATTCGCGGTCGCACTATCCCCCAACAGTTTCTCATTATCGATGAGGCGCAAAACCTAACTCCCCATGAAGTAAAAACTATTATTACCCGCGCAGGAGAAGGCACTAAGGTAGTTCTCACAGGAGATCCCGATCAGATTGATAATCCCTATATTGATGCTGCCAGTAACGGTTTAACCTATGTGGTGGAAAGATTTAAACACGAACCCCTAGCAGGTCATATTACTCTATTTAAAGGAGAGCGATCGGGGTTAGCCGAAAGAGCAGCGGTGTTGCTGTAA